In Candidatus Moanabacter tarae, the genomic stretch GGCTGCTGTAGCATCTGGTTCGACATTAAATATGCCTGTCGGGAGGTGATAACCCATACCTTCTTTAATGAAGATGCTCGAATCGGTCTGCTTGATGGACTGTCCGGCACCAAACTTTTCCATCATGCGGAGTGTCATGTCGATGAAGGGTTTTGAAACTGTCTTCCCTTTGAGTTCCAGTTCAAGGGAGCTCTTTCCTTTTGGTGCCGCCAAGAGGAATGCGGAGGCGAACTGGCTGCTTTTTTTGGTATCGATTTGGACACTTCCTCCACTCAGCCCGTTGGTTTGCAAATGAAAGGGAAAGCAGCCAGTTTCTATTTCGTACTCGATTTTGGCTCCTTGTGAGACAAGAGCTTCAAGTAGTTCCGCCATAGGCCGTGTCCGCATCTCTCGATCACCGTCTAGACGGTAAGAACCTCCTTCTTTTAGGCAGAGAAAGGCGGTGAGAAAGCGAGCTGCAGTGCCAGCGTTCCCAACATCAAGCTCGGCGGTATTTTTAGGAATATCGCCTCTCTGTCCTATGATCGTAATTCTTGAGGCCCCTTTCTCTGGTTTCACATCAAAGCCGAGAATGGAGAGAGCTCGAATCATGATATCGGTATCTCGACTAAAGAGGGCATTTCTAATTGTGACCTTTTGATCCGAGAGAGCAGCTAGTAGGAGAGCCCGATTGGTAATACTCTTAGACCCCGGAAGCTTCACAGAATGACATGAAGGCTGAGTGAATGGAATGATTGGCAGGATATCTGAAGAGCCGAGACTCATGGTGGATTGGATGGGCAACGAATTCTACGGAATTATATCGTGAGGAGGGAACATACTATCCCGGAAGGTTTTACCTTGTTTGAGAGTACTAAGAATTTCTAAACTCTCGTGATTTATGATTGACGATTTGAGAGATCGAAGATCGTCCTCGAAACCGCTGATTGCACGAATGATCTCTTCGCGATTCTGCTCGATGATTGCCTTCCACAACTCGGGATTACCCGATGCGATACGGGTGGCATCGCGGAGTCCATTACCTGCGAAGCCCTGCCAGTTCTGGTTGCGAGTTGAAAGGGAAGAGCACAGGACACTGGCTATTAAATGAGGCAAGTGGCTAATATGAGCGACGATCTCGTCGTGAGTCTCGGGAGAGACTGTTGCCACATTCATACCGAGTGCTTCCCAGAAGCGAATGATTGATTCCACTGCTTTAGATTTGGAATCCGCCAAAGGCGTTACAAAACAGGTCTTTCGGGTATAGAGATCAGCTCGAGCATTTGCCATACCGCCCCTTTCCGATCCCGCCATAGGATGAGAACCAATAAATGCGACATTTGCTGGCATGGATGCATGACAGTTGTGGGCGATAAAACCTTTGGCGCTTCCAACATCCGTGACCAACCCTCCGGATTTGAAGTTTTTGGCAATACGGCTAACCAAGGGATGAATTGTCTGTACGGGACAGCAAACAACCGTAAGGTCCGCATTCTCCACTGCTTGTTCCGGTGTTTCTGCTACTTCATCGCACCATGGTTGCATTTTGCACTTTATTCTTGATTCTGATCTACGTGACCAGACCACGGTTTGCTGAGATAACCCATGGCTCTTGAGTGCAAGAGCGAGGGACGCACCTAAGAGTCCGGGAGCAAGTATTGTAATCTGTTCAAACACAGTATTGAGTTTTCAAATGATTCGCACGATATTATGGTGATACGATGACGAAAAGACGAGATGATGATGAATTACAGAAGAGGGCTCGCTTCCATTTGATGATTCTCTACCTAGTTATGGCTCTTTTTATCGTATTGCCATTTATCATTTTATTGGCCTAGGCGGGGCGAGCTGTAAGTTGTACGATTGTGTGAATCAGGCTACTTCTAATTTCGTCTATTATTATTTATCTATTTTGACCCTGTAGGTATACCTTTGGTTCTCTCCAAATCAGATCCTGATGCTTCCGTGTTCTTATAACTGTTATGTGTGTGAAGGTCGCAGTTATTCTGTTATGATGTTGAGGAGTGGACGGAGTATCATATTCCCTAGTCTTTGAATGAGTGAAGCTTTGGCTCCCTCGACATTTTTGTCGATATTTTCCTCAAACGGGTGATGGTTCATTCCGATATCCGATTCCCCTTTTTCTGGCGGTGGAATAGGCCTTCCCCGCGCCGTTTACCCCCATTAAGCAATGAAACGTTATTGAATCAAAAATCTGAAAAATGGAATTGGGTTATGGAGAGATTCTGCTTGGTGGAAGACTCTTCAAAATCTTTATGGCAAGGGCTTTCCATCTTGGCAAATAGCGGATTTATTTCGTATTCTTTCGACATCTTACTCAATCGGGGAAAGCTGTTGTCTTTAATGATCAAAAAACAGGAGAACGTAATGAATCGTAAATCGGGGAAGGAGGGGTTTACCCTTGTTGAAATTATGATCGTTGTTGTCATCATCGGTCTTTTAGCGGCGCTGGCGATTCCAGCCTTCAATAAAATTCGAATAACTTCTCAGGACAGAGCGGTTATCAATAATTTGCGTCAATTCGCGTCCGCCGCACAGCAGCATATGCTCGAAGAGGGTGTTTCTCAGGTGACATCTGCTGACATAGTCGGGGAGGGGCTGCGCATCAATAATTTGCAGCAGGTGGCTAATGAGACCTACTTATTCACCGTAAGTCCGGAGACTACTCGGTTGACCGCAACGATTAATGGGCGGGAGATCCATTATAATTTCTAATTAATTAAAGTTTGGAATGAGCCGCCTTCCATAATTCTGGGAGGCGGCTTTTCTGTGGCCAGGTCAAGCGGGGTCAAGAAATCGATTAAGATCAGGAGACTTTTTTCAAAAGTTCCTCGATATGCGACGATTATTATACATCATTTTGCCAGAAAAGGTTTCTGATTCATTATAGGTACTACCTTAAGTATTTAGCCTTAATGTTCTTCTGATGTCTCTTCCCAGGGCCTCTCGTTAAGTTCCTCCGTTGATTTTTCAAGGGAAACCTTAGGAACAAAAGTGCGAATATGAATATTTGATCAAACTTTCCCTGTTACAGATTTTTTGAATTCGTTGTGAAGCCTAGACGCTTATTTATCTTCCTAGTGTTGTTAATAATTGGCGTGATTACCGCGGCTTTCATTGGGATCTTGAACGATGCGGTTCGCTTGGTCTTTGTTGTTTGGGCGGGGGAAGTCTGCGACTATCTTGGAGATTCGGAACCATGGGTCTTCTTCACAGCTTTCGTGATTTTGCCGCTTCTGGGGTTTCCTGTTTTCCCTTTCTACCTGATAGCTGCTGAACTCTACGGAAGGGTGCCTAGCATTTTGTTGGTGGGTGCATCTTTGATGGTTCATCTCGTTATCGCATTTTGGATTGCTTCTAGATTGTTCCGAGGCCTAATTTCTAAGCTGATTTCACGGAGCCGATATCACTTACCTCGGATCCCTTCTTCTGAACACGTAAAGCTTACGGTTGTCCTTAGGATTACCCCCGGCATCCCGTTTTTTTTGCAGAATTATCTTCTAGGGTTGGGCGGAATCGCGTTTCGGGTATTCTTTTTTGTCTCGTGGCCTATCCAGTTCTTATGGGGAATAGCGTTCATTCTTTTGGGTGAGTCTGCTTTTGAAGGAAATTTGAGTATAGGATTGATGAGCGTCTGTTTCATTATTGCTTTGTTGATCGTAACAAAGATCGTCAGAGAGCGCCTTGCCAATCGTCTTGATGAATATGAAACAGCCACCTTTAGATAGTGAAGTTCTGACAGTTTCGACTCTTACGCGGCGTATTAAGTCGATGCTCGAAGAAGAACTGCCCGAAGTGTGGGTGCGAGGAGAGGTTTCTAATTTTCGACTCCAGAGCAGTGGACATGCTTATTTCTCCCTTAAGGATGGGAAAAGTCAGGTGTCGGGGGTGATTTTCCGTGGAGATGCGACACGCCTGGGGCTAGCCTTGGCCGATGGGATGGCGGTTATCGCCTTCGGCCGTATATCAGTCTATGAACCTCGTGGTTCCTACCAGTTAATTGTAAGATATGCGATTGAAGATGGCAGGGGGCGCCTCCAACTCGAATTTGAGCGGCTTAAAGCAAAGCTGGCGGCAGAGGATCTCTTCAATCCGGGTCGAAAGCTTCCGCTTCCGACCTTCGCTCGAACTATCGGATTTGTAACATCACCGACAGGTGCAGCCATTCAGGATTTTGTCAGTATTCTTCAGCGGAGGGGTTGGCGTGGCCGCCTTATTGTACTCCCGACCAAGGTGCAAGGAGCAGGTGCGGCAGAAGAGATTGTGCAACGCCTACAATTTGCCGAGGAATTGGGGTTGTTTGACCTAATCGTAGTCGGACGAGGAGGTGGTAGTTTAGAGGATCTTTGGCCTTTTAATGAAGAGATAGTGGCGCGTGCGGTCGCGCATTGCGGTCTTCCTGTCCTGTCTGCGGTAGGACATGAGATTGACTTCACTCTAAGCGACCTTGCGGCTTCGAAACGGGCCGAAACTCCATCTGCTGCGGCCGAGATGATATCTAGCGAATATCTTGAAGTTATGGAGAGATTAGGCAGGGTAGCTAACAATCTCGAGGTGATCCTTGGAGAGGCAATCAATAGATACAGAACTCGGCTCGAATTGCTGAGCAGCAAAATTTCGGGTCTTTCACCTATCCAGCAGGTAGAGCAATTTTTCATTCGTCTGGATGACCTTGAGAATCGAATTCGATACGGTCTCCTATCTGGGATCGAAGTCAAAAACCGTCTTTTTCAAGATCACCGAATCCGGCTTGCCGCCATTGCTCCTAATGCGAGAGTGAGATTAGTATCTGTTAGATTGGAATCTTTACGTAGACGGTTCCAGCGTGCTCAGAGTAATTCTTTGGATCGAATAGTTCTGAGATTGAAATTTCTTCTTAGAAGGTTGGAGAATGCCAGTCCCAACTGTATCCTAGAAAGGGGATTCGTTATTGTTAGTGACGAAAACGGAACGCTTATAGTCCGCAAGGAAGGCGTGAAACCCGGGCAGATATTGATTAACCGATTCGCCGACGGAGAGCTGCCGGTTAAGACATCTGAGAAGTGATTGGTTGGACCCTATCGTACAGCTTTCGGCTTACAGATATAGTTTCCATCAGACCCTGGTTCCTTATTTCTCGAATGCGGCATCGAAGACGACACCGCTGGGTTTGAAGTCAACCCGCCGGGTAAAAGCTGCGGCTTCAGCTGCCCCGTGGAAACGATCCATCCGCATATCTTCCCACTCGACAGAGAGGGGACCTTGATAGTTGATATCGTTTAGAGCGACAATGATTTCCTCGAAATTAACATCGCCATGGCCAAGGGAACGAAAATCCCAGTACCGTCGCGGATCACCGAAATCAGTGTGCCCTCCAAAGATGCCTGAGGTGCCATCCCCGTGACCCCACCAAGCATCTTTCATGTGGAGATGGTAGATGCGATCCGAGAAAATACGTAAAAACTTAATATAGTCGACTCCCTGATAACCAAGGTGGGAGGGGTCATAGTTAAATCCGAAGCGCTTGTGGTAATTCACCGATCTAAGGGCTCTTTGAGAGGAAGCGATGTCAAATGCTATCTCGGTGGGATGAACTTCCAGGCCAAAGTTGACATCTACCTTGTCAAATTCATCGAGGATCGGTGTCCAGCGATGGGCAAAGTCTTGGAAGCCTCTCTCTAGGAATTCTTGGCTAGTAGGAGGAAATGCATAGACGGCGTGCCAGATACTGGAACCGCTGAATCCATTAACTACCAAGGGGAATTCAGTTTCACCTTTGATCTTAGGCTTCAAGTCGAAGAATTTGCGACTGGCTCTGGCGGTTTTGATCATCTTCTTGGCGGCCCTCCGCTGCACACCAGCCGGATCACCTTTTCCCCAAACATCGGGTGGCAGGATAGCTTTATGTCTCTCGTCAATATGATCGCAAACTGCCTGTCCTACAAGGTGATTGGAGATAGAGAAGCAAGACAGGCCGTGATCGAAGAGTAACTCCCAATGCTTTTGGCAGTACCGTTTACTTCGGGTGGCTTGATCAACGTCAAAATGGTCTCCCCAACAGGCCAACTCGAGGCCAT encodes the following:
- the xseA gene encoding Exodeoxyribonuclease 7 large subunit, which produces MNMKQPPLDSEVLTVSTLTRRIKSMLEEELPEVWVRGEVSNFRLQSSGHAYFSLKDGKSQVSGVIFRGDATRLGLALADGMAVIAFGRISVYEPRGSYQLIVRYAIEDGRGRLQLEFERLKAKLAAEDLFNPGRKLPLPTFARTIGFVTSPTGAAIQDFVSILQRRGWRGRLIVLPTKVQGAGAAEEIVQRLQFAEELGLFDLIVVGRGGGSLEDLWPFNEEIVARAVAHCGLPVLSAVGHEIDFTLSDLAASKRAETPSAAAEMISSEYLEVMERLGRVANNLEVILGEAINRYRTRLELLSSKISGLSPIQQVEQFFIRLDDLENRIRYGLLSGIEVKNRLFQDHRIRLAAIAPNARVRLVSVRLESLRRRFQRAQSNSLDRIVLRLKFLLRRLENASPNCILERGFVIVSDENGTLIVRKEGVKPGQILINRFADGELPVKTSEK
- the fimA gene encoding Fimbrial protein, yielding MNRKSGKEGFTLVEIMIVVVIIGLLAALAIPAFNKIRITSQDRAVINNLRQFASAAQQHMLEEGVSQVTSADIVGEGLRINNLQQVANETYLFTVSPETTRLTATINGREIHYNF
- the tyrC gene encoding Cyclohexadienyl dehydrogenase, with the protein product MQPWCDEVAETPEQAVENADLTVVCCPVQTIHPLVSRIAKNFKSGGLVTDVGSAKGFIAHNCHASMPANVAFIGSHPMAGSERGGMANARADLYTRKTCFVTPLADSKSKAVESIIRFWEALGMNVATVSPETHDEIVAHISHLPHLIASVLCSSLSTRNQNWQGFAGNGLRDATRIASGNPELWKAIIEQNREEIIRAISGFEDDLRSLKSSIINHESLEILSTLKQGKTFRDSMFPPHDIIP
- the iolE_1 gene encoding Inosose dehydratase, with product MSRPVTLFTGQWADLSIEELAPKAKEMGYDGLELACWGDHFDVDQATRSKRYCQKHWELLFDHGLSCFSISNHLVGQAVCDHIDERHKAILPPDVWGKGDPAGVQRRAAKKMIKTARASRKFFDLKPKIKGETEFPLVVNGFSGSSIWHAVYAFPPTSQEFLERGFQDFAHRWTPILDEFDKVDVNFGLEVHPTEIAFDIASSQRALRSVNYHKRFGFNYDPSHLGYQGVDYIKFLRIFSDRIYHLHMKDAWWGHGDGTSGIFGGHTDFGDPRRYWDFRSLGHGDVNFEEIIVALNDINYQGPLSVEWEDMRMDRFHGAAEAAAFTRRVDFKPSGVVFDAAFEK
- the aroA gene encoding 3-phosphoshikimate 1-carboxyvinyltransferase, translated to MSLGSSDILPIIPFTQPSCHSVKLPGSKSITNRALLLAALSDQKVTIRNALFSRDTDIMIRALSILGFDVKPEKGASRITIIGQRGDIPKNTAELDVGNAGTAARFLTAFLCLKEGGSYRLDGDREMRTRPMAELLEALVSQGAKIEYEIETGCFPFHLQTNGLSGGSVQIDTKKSSQFASAFLLAAPKGKSSLELELKGKTVSKPFIDMTLRMMEKFGAGQSIKQTDSSIFIKEGMGYHLPTGIFNVEPDATAASYFIVLPLASGKTTIKIPLPSNSIQGDIRFADTLAQLTNLHQLTGEKVRTFSFSSSRILKPGVTGINLDFSEISDTFLTLAAIAPLLEGPSRITGIGHTRHQETDRIAAVSEELRKLGQNIEEELDAITIRPNRHKLIERATEGISIETYQDHRIAMSFSILGSNDILGNGQPWLSIKNPNSVEKTFPKFFEVLSGIHQVY